GGTGGCTGTCCAGGTGATCGGGCGCTTTGCCCGTCAGGTGGATGAAGCGCTCGATCTGGCCGCGCCATTCGGCTGCCACCTCGTTGATGGGCAGGTGCGCCGCGGCGGCCCGCAGCGCAGGTTCACGCGGGAAGCGGCCGCCGTCTCCCAGGCGCAGCAGCCCAGGCAGTTGCGACGGCGGCAAGAGCGGCGTCCCGGCCGTCAGGTTGAGATGGACGCCCAGGCCCAGGTTGGGGCACAGCTCCGCCGCCAGGCGCAAGGCCGGCTCCGTATCGGGCATGTTCATCATGACCGTGGTGGAGGTCACGATGCCTTGCAGGTGGGCCTGGCGAATGCCGGCCGAGACCGACGCAGCCAGGCCATAGTCATCGGCATTGACGATCAGGTATTTCATGCGAATCTCCCGGCGAGCGCTCTCATTGCGCTTGCGTTCAGCGCCCGCCCAAAAACTGCCGGGCCGCCCAGCAGGCCACGATCCATGTCACACGGACGGCGTGCTGACCTCGGCCTGCGGCGGCGCGGCCAGCGCGGCTGGCAGGGCCAACAGGGCCACCGCCAGGGCGCCGATCTGCTCGGCGCGGAAGCCGCCGGCCAGGATCAGGCTATCGCCGCGGAAGGCGTCGAATAGCAAACGGCTGAGCGCATAGAGGAAGAGGGTCAGCCCTGCGTTTTCTCCGAAAACGCACGGTTGACCCGGCCAGGTTGCCGGTCGGCGCAGCACCAGGAAAAGCGCCGCGAGTTGGGCGCCCAGTTGATAGAGCTGCACCGGATGGCGGCGGGCGCCCCATAACTCCACGGCCCACGGCAGCGTGGTGGGCGTGCCATAGGCGTCACCGGCCAGGAAATCAGCCAGACTCAGGATCGCCAGCCCAAGCAGGGCGCCCGGCGCGAGCGCGTCCAGCACCGTCGTCAGCGGCAAATGCAGGCGTCGGACGTAGAGCAACCCTGCCAACAGGCCGATGAGCAGGCCAGGCGTCCAGGCCAGGGTGCCCGGCCGCACGGAAAAAATGGCGAGCGGGTCTTGCTGATAGGCCGGCCAGAATTGCAGCACATAGGCCACGCGGCCGCCGACCAGCGCCGCAATGGCGCTGACGAAGCCCAGGTTCCAGAGGTGATCGCCGTCCAGGCCGCGGCGGCGCGCCAGGCGTGCGGCCAGCCATAGCGCCGCGTAGAGGGCGGCCAGCGCCAGCAGAGGCTTGAGCGGCAGGCTGACACCGGCAATCAGAATGGTTCTCAGCATGGTCTACGTTTTCTCCGAAAACGCACAGTTGTCCCTACTTCAGCAGGCTTTCTATCTTACTTGCCAACAGGGCCTGGCTCATGGGGCCGCCGATGACGATCTCGCGGATCACGCCATCGCGATCCACGAAGAAGGTGGTGGGCAGCGAGCGCACGCGGTAGAGCTGACTGACCGCCGCGTCGCGGTCGAGCAGCACGGGGAAATCCAAACCGAGGGTCTGCATGAACCCGGTGACCTGGGCGGCATCTTCGGCCTGGTTGATGCCTACCACGCGCACACCGCGCGACGCCGTGCTGAGCGCTATGCTCTGCAAGGCGGGCATTTCGGCGCGGCAGGGCGGACACCAGGTGGCCCAGAAGTTGAGCACCAGCGGCTGCCCGCGCAGGTCCGCCAGGCGCACGGTCTGGCCTGCCAAATCGCTGAGGGCAAAGTCAGGGGCAGGGAAACCGATCTGCGGGCTGGGTGGGCGCTGCCCTGGCAGGCCGAACTGGGCGGAGTCGCGGACCCGCGCCGCATTGATCCAGATCAGGCCGCCAATCAGCAGGAGCATCCAGGCCAGGCGGGGCAGGCGGGGCAGCAGCAGTGGAGATTTCATCTTCACTCACCGACGGGTTTTTGAGGCGCCAGCGGCAGGGCCAGGCAGAAGGATGCGCCGGGGCCAGGCCGCGCCTCGAGCCACAGGCGGCCGCCTTGCGTTTGCACCATGCGCCGCGCCAGGCTCAGCCCCAACCCCATACCGCCGTGACTGCGCCGCAGGGATGATCCAACCTGGTAGAATGGCGCAAAGATGCGCTCGCGTTCTTCGGAAGGCACGCCTGGGCCGGTATCCTGCACGCGCAGGAAGGCTTCGCCTCCTTCGGCGATCACGTTGATCTGCACCTGGCCCCCGGCCGGGGTGAACTTCAGCGCGTTGTCGAGCAGATGGCGCAAGATGCGGCGCAGGCTTGGCAGATCACCCAGAACCCAAACCGGCTCAGGCGTGGTCAGTGCCAGTTTCAGGTTGCGCACCTCCGCGACCGCCTGCGCTTCACGGACGGCAAAGCGGGCGCAGTCAGCCAGATCGAGGGTTTTGATATCAACGCCGGGGTCGAATTCTTTGAGCGATTTCAGGTAGTCGAGGTGGAAGAGATCATCTACGATGCGCTCCAACTGCCGCGCCTGGCTGTGCAGGGGATCAATCAGGTCTTGCATCTCCGGGGGCGCCATCTCGGCGAGCAGGCTGGCATAGCCAAGCACAATGCTCACCGGGGAGCGCAGTTCATGCGCGGCGATGTTGATGAATTCGGTCTTCAGGTGTTCCAGGCGCGACAGCTCTTCGTAGGCGGCTTCCATCTGCTTGATGAGGCGCGCGTTGACGATGGCAACCGCAGCCTGCCCCACCAGTACCGAGAGCAGCTCGGCATCGCCCAGGACAAACGGCGCTTCCAGGGTGGTCTTGGTCAGGTTGATGACGCCGATGACCTGGCCTTTGGCCGTGAGAGGCAAGGACAACGCGGAGCGTAGAACGCCACCGAGCATACTCTGGCGCAGGAATTCGGGCAGGTCATCGGGGCCGTTGACCACCAGCGGCTGGCCGGTCTTGGCGACCCAGCCGGCGATGCCTTCGCCGAGGCGCACCTGGGTCTGTGAGATGACATCGGTTGAAATCCCGACCGCAGCCTGAATGGTGAGATACAGGCGATTCTCGTCAATCAGCATGAGGGAGGCACGTTGCGCGCCGGTCTCGTTGACGGCGGTCTCCAGCACGCGGTGCAGCAGTTCGTCCAGGTCGGTCTGCAGCATGAACATGCGGCTCATCTCGTACAGTGGCACCAGGGCACGCAAGCGCGCCAGCTCGCGGCTGGAACGTCGCCGTTGCATGGCGCGCGCCACGGCGTCGCGCAGGGCTGCAGCGCTGACCGGCAGCAGCACGATCTCCGATAGTTCGTACTGGGTCAGTGGTACGACGGCCGGCAGTTGTTCGGGCGTTGCCAGCAGAAGTAAGACGGCCTCGGCCTGTGCTGCGCGCAGGCCCTTGAACCAGTCTGGCTCGCGCGGGGATTGTCACCTCAACCAGGAGAACGGCCACCGAACGGTTGCGCGCCAGGCTGAGTGTCACCTCATCAGGATCGCTACGCACGACCAGGCGACCGAAGTCCTGCAAGGCTTCTTCGGTTGTCTGGATCAGGCGGGCATCGTCGGCAATGAGCAGAATATCCGGGCCAGTCATCCCTACCCCTCCGCATTGCTTTATGCGTTTTCTCCGAAAACGCACTGGGCCACGACAAACGCCACCGCGTAGGCGGCCGTGTGTGACAAACTAATGGCCCACTGTCGTAATCCCATCTGTTCGGCCAGGGTGCGGGCGGCGCCATGCAAGGAGACGAGCGGTTGGCCGTGAGGGGTGCGCACGATCTCGATCTCCGTCCACTGGATGCCATCCCAACCACAGCCGAGCGCCTTGCTCACAGCTTCTTTGGCGGCCCAGCGTGCGGCCAGGGAGGTTGCCTGTCCCTGGCAGTCGGCCACTTCCTGGGGCGTGTAAACACGCGTCAGGAAGCGCGCCTGATGCCGATCGAGGATGGCCTGCACGCGAGACACGTCAATAATATCCACACCAACCGTCAGCGTCATCGAGCCTGTAGTCCTGTTTGGGGGCAGTGCGATCCCGGAGCGCCGAATAAGTGCGGCGCATTTCCAATTCAGATCAATCGGCCGTTGGTGGGCCGGCAATCGCGAGGGCGTGCTGGGCGGGGTCAAGGAAACGCCGCACGGCCGCCTGCAACTGCGCGGCGGTTAGTTGATTGATGAACGTGGGGTAGTGCTTGAGAAAGTCCAACCCCAGGTTGAAGTGCTCCATGTCAGAAATGGTATCGGCCACGCCCTGGTTTGTTTCCAAGCGTAGGGGCACGATGCCGGTCATGAAGGCTTGGGAATCGGCCAGCTCTTCCTGCGGGATCGGCTCGTCGCGCAGGCGCACGATTTCTTCCAGCACGCTGCTGATGGTGCGCTCCACATTGGCCGGGTTGACGCCGGCCGCCGCCATCCACGCGCCGGGGCCTTCGCCGCTTTCCACCGCGCTGTACGCGTAGTAAGCCAGCCCTTGTTTCTCGCGCACATTCTCACCCAGGCGCCCCATCATGCCAAAGCGCCCCAGGATGGTGTTGGCCAGGGACACGGCGTAGTAATCGGGGTCGTCGCGTTGTGGTCCCAGCCAGCCCAGCACAATGTCGGTCTGTGTTTTGCCGGCAATGGGCACGCTGCGCCGGACGATGTCATTGGGCGCGGTGACCGGCGGCAAGCTGGCCGTGACCGGCGGGTGATGCCAGCCGCCCAGCAACTGCTCCAGTTGCGCCAGCAACTGGTCCGTTTGCACATCACCTACGACGACCAGCACGCCTCCGACCGGACCGTAGGTGCGGCGGTAGAAATCCACCATGTCCAGTCGCGTGATGCCGGTCACCGTCTCACGTTCGCCGGCCAGGCTGCGGCCATAGGGGTGATCGGCGCCGTACAGCAGTTGGTGGAAGGTCAGCGAGGCCATGCTGCGCGTGTCATTGTCACGTTCCTGCAGGCCCGTCAGCACCTGCCCGCGCACCTTGTCCACGTGCTCCTCCGGGAAGATGGGGTTGGTCAGCACATCGGTCATGATGTCGAGCAGCAGCGGCAGGTCTTCGCTCAGGCACTTGCCGCCGAAGTCGGTAATGTGACGACCGCTGCCCACGCCAAAGGATGCGCCCACGGCTTCCAGGCTCTCGTTGATGTCCGCAAAAGAGCGGTTGATGGTGCCCCGGCGCAGCATCGAGGCGGTGAAGCTGGCCAGGCCGCTCTGGGCCGGCGTTTCCAGCAGCGAGCCGCCGCGCAGATAGCCGCTGAGGACCAGCGATGGGTTGGTATGATTCTCATGCACCAGCACTACCAGTCCATTGCTGATCTGCTGCCGGACGATGGATGTTGAGTCAGGGACGGCTAGTTTGTTCATAAGCGTTGTTTTGGTTTCCTCATGTCGGCAGCGCATCTGGAATGAAAATGCCGATCGTGCGCTGGTCCGCCTGCAAATAGGTGGCCGCGACCCGCTGCACAGCGGCCGGGGTGACAGCCGCCAGGCGCGCCAGGTAGCCTTCGAGCCAGTCCTGGGAAGCGACCACTTCGCTGAAGCCGAGCCAGTAAGCCTGGTCGGTGACGCTTTCGACGCCATAGACGAACTCGGCCTGCGTCTGCTTAATCGCTTTGGCCACCTCGGCCTGGCTGACCGGTCCGTCCACCATGCGTTGCACCTCGGCCAGCAGCGCCGCTTCGACCTCCGCGGGGGCGGTTGGGGCCTGCACCGTGGCGCTCACACTGTAAAGGAACGGCGCGACGGTGGGAATCAACTGCGAGCCGGCAGCAGCCGCCAGGCCCGTTTCCACCAGGGCGCGGTAGAGGCGCGAACTGCGACTCGGTTCGTCTTCGGCAAACATGCTCATGGCATGGGCGCCCCCCAGAATGGTGTCCATGACCACCAGCGGGAAATGGTCAGGATGCATGGCGCCCGGCACATGGTAAGCAATCTCGATGTAGACGGTGTCGCCCGGCCCGCGGCGGATCACGCGGCGCTCACCGGCCTGGGGTGGCTCCTGACTGCGCTCCGGTGGCAGCGCCGGCCCGGCTTCGATCTGACCGAAACAGGCGGCGATCCGTTCCGCAACCTCTGGGGCGTCGAAGGGGCCGACCACGACGACCACGGCATTGCGCGGCGTGTAGTGGCGCCGGTAGTGGTCGTAGAGGTCAGCGCGTGTCATCTGCTCCAGATCACATTGCCAGCCAATGGTGCCATGATGATAGCCATGCACCTTGAACGCGGCCGCCCTGATCTCCTCATCCAGCAGGAACTGCGGCTCGTTCTCCGCGCCCTGCCGTTCAGAGATGATGACGGTGCGTTCGCTGTCAACCTCTGCCGGCTCGAAACGGCTGTTGCACAGGCGGTCGGCTTCGATCTGCAGGGCCAGCTCGAAATGTTCCGCCGGCACGGTCTGGTAGTAGGTGGTGAAGTCAATCCAGGTCATTGCGTTGCGCACACCGCCGACGCGCGCGACCTGGCGATCGGCTTCAGCGGGCGGGAAGGCCTCGGTGCCCTTGAAGAGCATGTGCTCCACCCAATGTGAGGCGCCGGTGATGCCAGGCACTTCCAGCCGGCTGCCCACGCGATACCACAACCAGACACTGGCCACCGGTGCGGTATGCACCGGCTTGACCAGGATCGTCAGCCCGTTACTCAGCGTAGTTCTGAACAGGTCTTGGGTAAACATCAGTGGGCCGCCTGACGTGGCAGGTAGTGTCCTGCCGTACACTGGTCACGCCGCAAATAGTGCGCCGCCACACGGCGCACCTCCTCCACCGTCACCCGGCTGACCTGGTCAAGGTAGGTGCTGAGCCAGGCGGACGAAGCGACCACCGCGCTGAAGCCCAGCCAGTAGGCCTGCTGGGTGATGCTCTCGCTGCCATAAGCGAACTGCGCCCGCGCCTGCTTGATCGCCTTCTCCACTTCACTGGTGGTGAAATGACCCGCGGCCGCCTCGTCTACCAGCGCCCACAGCGCATCTTCCACCGCGGCAACGGCTTGCCCGGCGCGCACCGTGGCATAGAAACTGAACAGATGCGGGTCGAGGCTGGGCCGTATGTAGGAACCGGCGCCAGCGGCCAGCCCGGAATCTACCAGGCGGCGATAGATGCGGGCGCTGCGCCCCAGCGGCTCACCGCCGAAGGCCGAGGGCGACTTGGCGCCGCTGAGAATGGCATCGAGCACGGTCAGCGCGAAGAAATCGGGGTGCAGGGCCGTGGGCGCGCGGAAGGCGAGTTCGACATAGGCGACCGGGCTATCGCCCTCCACCGTGACGCGACGCATCCCGGTCTGCGCTGGCTCCTGGATGTCCATCAGCGGCACGGGCGCGGGCGCGGCCGGCGCAGGGCTGAACAATTCCGTGATGCGCGCCAGTTGTGCATCGCTGTCTACATCACCGACGACGACGGCGATGGCGTTGTTGGGCGCGTAGAAGGTGCGGTAGTGCTGCCAGAGATCGTCGCGGGTCATGCTGGTCAGGTCGGCACGCGAGCCGAGGACGGTGTGGCCGTAGGGGTGGGCGGAAAAGGCGGCCGCGTTCATGGCTTCATCGAGCAGAAAGCCCGGGCTGTTTTCGTGGCCGGCCCGTTCGGAGATGATGATCGTGCGCTCGGCTTCGACATCCTCAGGCGCAAAGCGCGCGTTGAGCATGCGATCGGACTCCAGTTGCAGCGCCAGTTCGATGCGATCCGCAGGCAGGGTTTCAAAATAGGCGGTGAAATCGAGAGAGGTGAAGCCGTTACGCGTGCCGCCCTCGCGGGCCACCAACTTGTGGACCGCGCCGCTGGGGAAGCGTTCGGTGCCGCGAAAGAGCATGTGCTCCACCCAATGTGAGGCGCCGGTCAGGCCGGGGCGCTCGTTACGGCTGCCCACGCGGTACCAGACCCAAAGCGACGCCACGGGGGCGTGGTGCATTTCCTGGATCAGAATCTGTAACCCGTTGGCGAGGGTGTGACTGCTAAAATGATTTGTGGTCATGCCATATTTCCGGTTGTATCATGAAGCCGAACTTGTCTCCCGCAACTGGGCGGCCGCGCCAAAATCGCGCCACGTGATCTGTTCGCGCCACATGAAGAAGGCGCCCAGGGCTGTGATGGGGAACCACAGCGCCACGTGCAGCACCAGGGTGTACGCGGCGGCAATCTCGCTAGGTACGTTGAAGGCACGCAGAACCGCGATGCCGGATGCGTCGAAGGTACCAACATAGCCCGGTGCGGCCGGTAGTGTCGTAGCCAGGTTTACAATGCCGTTCATCAACATCAAAACGATGAAGGAAACCGAGAAGTTGAACGCGTGCATGACGAACCAGTATTTGACTGTTTCGGCCAGCCAGATGACGATGGAGGTGGCGAAGATCATGAACACGTCGCGGCCGCGGCGCAATGACGACAGACCGAGCATGAAGCGGTCGAATAACTCGCTGACGCGAGGGCGCAGGCGTTCGGGCAGGAACCGGTTGGCCACGAAATCATACAGCCGCCGCGTGCGTGTGGGCGACGCGGCCAGGACCATGAACACGGCCAGGGCCACGAAGAAGATGGCGCTGAAGAAGATGACGGGCTGCCGGAAGTCCTGCAGCATGGGCGCAAAGGGGAGTGAAATGAAGACAAAGAGCAGCATCACCAGGCCATCGAACACGCGCTCGACGATGACCGTGGCCAGCGAGGCGCTCATGCTGATGCCCTCTTTGCGCTTGAGCACATACGAACGGATGATCTCGCCGGCGCGTGCGGGGTAGATGTTGTTACCCATGTAGCCGATGC
Above is a window of Candidatus Amarolinea dominans DNA encoding:
- a CDS encoding insulinase family protein, whose amino-acid sequence is MFTQDLFRTTLSNGLTILVKPVHTAPVASVWLWYRVGSRLEVPGITGASHWVEHMLFKGTEAFPPAEADRQVARVGGVRNAMTWIDFTTYYQTVPAEHFELALQIEADRLCNSRFEPAEVDSERTVIISERQGAENEPQFLLDEEIRAAAFKVHGYHHGTIGWQCDLEQMTRADLYDHYRRHYTPRNAVVVVVGPFDAPEVAERIAACFGQIEAGPALPPERSQEPPQAGERRVIRRGPGDTVYIEIAYHVPGAMHPDHFPLVVMDTILGGAHAMSMFAEDEPSRSSRLYRALVETGLAAAAGSQLIPTVAPFLYSVSATVQAPTAPAEVEAALLAEVQRMVDGPVSQAEVAKAIKQTQAEFVYGVESVTDQAYWLGFSEVVASQDWLEGYLARLAAVTPAAVQRVAATYLQADQRTIGIFIPDALPT
- a CDS encoding insulinase family protein; amino-acid sequence: MTTNHFSSHTLANGLQILIQEMHHAPVASLWVWYRVGSRNERPGLTGASHWVEHMLFRGTERFPSGAVHKLVAREGGTRNGFTSLDFTAYFETLPADRIELALQLESDRMLNARFAPEDVEAERTIIISERAGHENSPGFLLDEAMNAAAFSAHPYGHTVLGSRADLTSMTRDDLWQHYRTFYAPNNAIAVVVGDVDSDAQLARITELFSPAPAAPAPVPLMDIQEPAQTGMRRVTVEGDSPVAYVELAFRAPTALHPDFFALTVLDAILSGAKSPSAFGGEPLGRSARIYRRLVDSGLAAGAGSYIRPSLDPHLFSFYATVRAGQAVAAVEDALWALVDEAAAGHFTTSEVEKAIKQARAQFAYGSESITQQAYWLGFSAVVASSAWLSTYLDQVSRVTVEEVRRVAAHYLRRDQCTAGHYLPRQAAH
- a CDS encoding flippase-like domain-containing protein; the protein is MKRWQFWLGVLISVVSLYLALRGLDMAEAWQDIRAARYVWLIPGVLVYFLAVWARTWRWHYMLGPLKPVPLGRLFPIVCIGYMGNNIYPARAGEIIRSYVLKRKEGISMSASLATVIVERVFDGLVMLLFVFISLPFAPMLQDFRQPVIFFSAIFFVALAVFMVLAASPTRTRRLYDFVANRFLPERLRPRVSELFDRFMLGLSSLRRGRDVFMIFATSIVIWLAETVKYWFVMHAFNFSVSFIVLMLMNGIVNLATTLPAAPGYVGTFDASGIAVLRAFNVPSEIAAAYTLVLHVALWFPITALGAFFMWREQITWRDFGAAAQLRETSSAS
- a CDS encoding holo-ACP synthase, producing MTLTVGVDIIDVSRVQAILDRHQARFLTRVYTPQEVADCQGQATSLAARWAAKEAVSKALGCGWDGIQWTEIEIVRTPHGQPLVSLHGAARTLAEQMGLRQWAISLSHTAAYAVAFVVAQCVFGENA
- a CDS encoding prolipoprotein diacylglyceryl transferase, which codes for MLRTILIAGVSLPLKPLLALAALYAALWLAARLARRRGLDGDHLWNLGFVSAIAALVGGRVAYVLQFWPAYQQDPLAIFSVRPGTLAWTPGLLIGLLAGLLYVRRLHLPLTTVLDALAPGALLGLAILSLADFLAGDAYGTPTTLPWAVELWGARRHPVQLYQLGAQLAALFLVLRRPATWPGQPCVFGENAGLTLFLYALSRLLFDAFRGDSLILAGGFRAEQIGALAVALLALPAALAAPPQAEVSTPSV
- a CDS encoding TlpA family protein disulfide reductase, with translation MKSPLLLPRLPRLAWMLLLIGGLIWINAARVRDSAQFGLPGQRPPSPQIGFPAPDFALSDLAGQTVRLADLRGQPLVLNFWATWCPPCRAEMPALQSIALSTASRGVRVVGINQAEDAAQVTGFMQTLGLDFPVLLDRDAAVSQLYRVRSLPTTFFVDRDGVIREIVIGGPMSQALLASKIESLLK
- a CDS encoding GAF domain-containing sensor histidine kinase — its product is MLLPVSAAALRDAVARAMQRRRSSRELARLRALVPLYEMSRMFMLQTDLDELLHRVLETAVNETGAQRASLMLIDENRLYLTIQAAVGISTDVISQTQVRLGEGIAGWVAKTGQPLVVNGPDDLPEFLRQSMLGGVLRSALSLPLTAKGQVIGVINLTKTTLEAPFVLGDAELLSVLVGQAAVAIVNARLIKQMEAAYEELSRLEHLKTEFINIAAHELRSPVSIVLGYASLLAEMAPPEMQDLIDPLHSQARQLERIVDDLFHLDYLKSLKEFDPGVDIKTLDLADCARFAVREAQAVAEVRNLKLALTTPEPVWVLGDLPSLRRILRHLLDNALKFTPAGGQVQINVIAEGGEAFLRVQDTGPGVPSEERERIFAPFYQVGSSLRRSHGGMGLGLSLARRMVQTQGGRLWLEARPGPGASFCLALPLAPQKPVGE
- a CDS encoding insulinase family protein, translated to MNKLAVPDSTSIVRQQISNGLVVLVHENHTNPSLVLSGYLRGGSLLETPAQSGLASFTASMLRRGTINRSFADINESLEAVGASFGVGSGRHITDFGGKCLSEDLPLLLDIMTDVLTNPIFPEEHVDKVRGQVLTGLQERDNDTRSMASLTFHQLLYGADHPYGRSLAGERETVTGITRLDMVDFYRRTYGPVGGVLVVVGDVQTDQLLAQLEQLLGGWHHPPVTASLPPVTAPNDIVRRSVPIAGKTQTDIVLGWLGPQRDDPDYYAVSLANTILGRFGMMGRLGENVREKQGLAYYAYSAVESGEGPGAWMAAAGVNPANVERTISSVLEEIVRLRDEPIPQEELADSQAFMTGIVPLRLETNQGVADTISDMEHFNLGLDFLKHYPTFINQLTAAQLQAAVRRFLDPAQHALAIAGPPTAD